The Maniola jurtina chromosome 1, ilManJurt1.1, whole genome shotgun sequence genome has a window encoding:
- the LOC123865963 gene encoding protein-glucosylgalactosylhydroxylysine glucosidase: protein MWNFLARNKQVAAMLGLLAAAALVVIFLTTRGRGHVIVEQILVETEDVSESPYIFSAHSLPSDDRFMPSVGNGHLATNVFSDTVYMNGLYNGRRGESRRARIPAWANIRLNSTLTNHPYSPVYSLDTKHGVFQVSVDRDRSVVTQRIFAHRFYTRSIVNQIKVEPKTHADPNFVHQAIWIAIKQMPGPESQDIAFAPPTPEIIDEMIVWKACGKTKEVEDPAYQATPVDVCAYWTSVPDHLVVPHVRSRVFTFFMTADKNETVARQEFIKILQEDGEELFEKHVDHWGKLYRQGGLEIEGNLQLAKIINGIWYYFLSSLPSEQSHFPLDRFYGLSPTGLGRGGNFDDYEGHNFWDTEMWMFPPILLLYPQYARQLLQYRLDTAYVAAELARLTGNKGYRYPWESAYTGSEVTQPCCPEVAEFEQHITGCISFAARQYLAVTRDEDWLKHGGCSIVTNIADFWASRAVINYSTGLYDIANVMGPDEDHSNVTNSVFTNVVAGYSLYLAQYVACQCKSYYMAKDPDHWADIAWSLALPYDETLDYHPQFQGYKRKEAIKQADAVLLGFPLQYPMNISTRINDLTYYESVTRGSGLAMTWSMHTISQLQIQDNLRAATLFNKSYEGYVREPFKVWTEQRRPKVGAVNFHTGMGGFLQTLMFGYAGLRIHLDKLEIIQPQLPPEATKFRIKGIKYLGSNLTLDIRVPQTTLTVTSVDDNWPLMMNNGKYNVTLVPGMIVTLQGTGPFTIRSVPWKDCKLPVDIIGQNYLRPIGL, encoded by the exons ATGTGGAATTTTTTGGCGCGTAACAAGCAAGTGGCGGCGATGTTGGGATTGCTTGCAGCGGCCGCTTTGGTGGTAATATTTTTGACCACCAGAGGTCGCGGTCATGTAATCGTTGAACAGATTTTGGTGGAAACTGAGGATGTCAGTGAGAGTCCGTACATTTTTTCTGCTcacag CCTCCCATCAGACGATCGATTCATGCCATCCGTAGGCAATGGCCATCTCGCTACCAACGTCTTTAGCGACACAGTCTATATGAATGGCTTATACAATGGACGTAGGGGCGAGAGCAGACGGGCCAGAATACCAGCTTGGGCAAACATACGCCTTAATTCCACCCTTACAAACCACCCGTATAGTCCAGTTTACAGTCTGGACACGAAACATGGGGTGTTCCAAGTGTCGGTCGATAGAGATAGGTCGGTGGTGACTCAGAGAATCTTCGCTCATAGATTCTACACGAGGTCTATTGTGAACCAAATCAAGGTTGAGCCTAAGACTCATGCAG ATCCAAACTTCGTTCACCAAGCAATCTGGATAGCCATAAAACAAATGCCAGGTCCCGAAAGCCAAGATATCGCCTTCGCCCCCCCAACTCCTGAGATCATCGATGAAATGATAGTGTGGAAAGCATGTGGGAAGACCAAGGAAGTAGAAGATCCAGCGTATCAAGCCACGCCAGTAGATGTTTGTGCCTATTGGACCTCTGTGCCTGATCACCTCGTGGTACCACATGTCAGGAGTAGAGTGTTCACGTTTTTCATGACCGCCGATAAAAATGAAACTGTGGCAAGACAGGAGTTCATCAAAa TATTGCAGGAGGACGGGGAGGAGTTGTTCGAGAAGCATGTGGACCACTGGGGGAAGTTGTACCGGCAGGGTGGATTGGAGATTGAAGGAAATTTACAGCTG GCCAAAATAATCAACGGGATATGGTACTACTTCTTAAGCTCGCTTCCATCAGAACAGTCTCACTTTCCGCTAGACCGATTCTATGGTCTCAGTCCAACGGGATTGGGCAGGGGCGGTAATTTTGATGACTATGAGG GTCACAACTTCTGGGACACGGAGATGTGGATGTTCCCACCAATCCTGCTGTTGTACCCGCAGTACGCTCGCCAACTTCTTCAGTATCGTCTCGATACCGCATACGTGGCCGCTGAGCTGGCGAGATTAACTGGAAATAAAGGATACAG ATATCCATGGGAAAGTGCTTACACGGGCAGTGAGGTGACTCAGCCGTGTTGTCCCGAAGTGGCGGAGTTTGAACAGCACATCACTGGATGTATATCGTTTGCAGCCAGGCAGTACCTTGCTGTGACCAGGGATGAAGATTGGTTGAAG CACGGCGGGTGTTCCATAGTAACAAATATCGCCGACTTCTGGGCTTCTCGGGCTGTTATTAATTACTCGACCGGCCTCTATGATATTGCAA ATGTGATGGGTCCGGATGAAGACCACAGTAACGTGACCAACTCAGTGTTCACTAATGTAGTAGCTGGTTATTCGCTGTATCTGGCTCA ATACGTAGCCTGCCAGTGTAAATCCTACTACATGGCAAAAGACCCCGACCACTGGGCTGACATCGCCTGGAGTCTCGCGCTACCTTACGATGAGACCCTGGACTATCACCCACAGTTCCAAGGCTATAAGAGGAAGGAAGCCATCAAACAGGCTGACGCTGTGCTATTGGGCTTTCCTCTTCAGTATCCCATGAATAT TTCAACACGAATAAACGACCTCACATACTACGAGTCAGTAACGCGTGGAAGTGGCCTCGCCATGACCTGGAGCATGCACACCATCAGTCAGCTGCAAATACAGGACAACCTGCGAGCCGCCACGCTCTTCAACAAGAGCTACGAGGGATACGTCCGAGAGCCTTTCAAG GTTTGGACAGAGCAGCGTCGCCCAAAAGTCGGAGCTGTGAACTTCCACACCGGGATGGGCGGTTTCCTGCAAACGCTCATGTTTGGGTACGCCGGCCTCAGGATACACCTGGACAAACTTGAAATTATCCAGCCTCAACTACCGCCTGAAGCTACCAAGTTCAGAATTAAGG GTATCAAGTACTTAGGCTCCAACCTGACGCTAGACATCCGTGTTCCACAAACGACGCTCACCGTCACCTCTGTGGATGACAACTGGCCTCTTATGATGAACAACGGGAAATACAACGTCACCTTAGTGCCTGGAATGATTG TGACGCTGCAAGGCACCGGACCATTCACAATACGGAGCGTGCCGTGGAAAGACTGCAAGCTTCCCGTCGACATCATAGGACAGAACTATCTCAGGCCCATTGGATTATAA